From one Candidatus Chlorobium masyuteum genomic stretch:
- a CDS encoding Clp protease N-terminal domain-containing protein has translation MQFDPNKFTLKAQEALQAAGTLAGSRQHQQIEPEHLLHSMLDDKSSIAVQIAQKLEVSSDNLLLALDREIERIPRVTGASATGQYLSQNLGKVFDVALKEAENLKDEYISSEHLLIAMSEASLNVSRMLQDAGINRNAILKVLTTIRGSQRVTSQSAEDSYNSLKKYSRNLNDQARKGKLDPVIGRDEEIRRVLQILSRRTKNNPVLIGDPGVGKTALVEGIAQRIVAGDVPENLKSKQIAALDIAQLVAGAKFRGEFEERLKAVVKEVQAAEGEVILFIDEIHLLVGAGSAEGSMDAANILKPALARGELRCIGATTLDEYRKHIEKDAALERRFQTVLVDQPSVEDTVSILRGLKEKYEIHHGVRIKDAAIVAAAELSNRYISDRFLPDKAIDLIDEASSRLRLEIDSSPEELDRVNREIRRLEIEREALKRELEAGGI, from the coding sequence ATGCAGTTTGATCCCAATAAATTCACCCTGAAGGCTCAGGAGGCATTACAGGCTGCGGGTACCCTTGCCGGTAGTCGCCAGCATCAACAGATAGAGCCTGAACATCTGCTTCACAGCATGCTTGACGATAAAAGCAGTATTGCTGTTCAGATTGCGCAGAAACTCGAAGTTTCTTCCGATAATCTTCTTCTGGCACTTGACCGTGAAATCGAGCGGATTCCGAGGGTAACGGGAGCATCGGCTACCGGCCAGTATCTCTCACAGAATCTTGGCAAGGTGTTTGACGTAGCCCTGAAAGAGGCCGAGAATCTGAAGGATGAGTATATCAGTTCGGAGCATCTGCTGATTGCCATGAGCGAAGCTTCGCTTAATGTTTCACGTATGCTTCAGGACGCAGGCATCAACCGTAACGCTATTCTCAAGGTGCTGACAACCATCAGGGGCTCTCAAAGGGTTACCAGTCAGAGCGCCGAGGATAGCTATAATTCCTTGAAAAAATATTCCCGCAACCTCAACGACCAGGCCCGAAAGGGCAAGCTTGATCCGGTGATCGGCCGTGATGAGGAGATCCGCAGGGTACTCCAGATTCTCAGCCGCCGTACCAAGAACAACCCGGTGCTGATCGGTGATCCGGGGGTCGGCAAGACAGCACTGGTCGAGGGCATCGCCCAGCGTATTGTGGCTGGTGATGTGCCTGAAAACCTCAAAAGCAAACAGATCGCCGCGCTTGATATCGCCCAGCTTGTTGCCGGAGCAAAGTTTCGCGGAGAGTTCGAGGAGCGTCTGAAAGCGGTCGTGAAAGAGGTTCAGGCTGCTGAAGGCGAGGTTATACTTTTTATTGATGAGATCCATCTCCTTGTCGGCGCGGGTTCTGCCGAGGGCTCCATGGATGCGGCCAATATTCTGAAACCCGCTCTCGCACGCGGAGAACTTCGCTGTATCGGCGCCACTACCCTTGATGAGTACCGCAAGCATATTGAAAAGGATGCCGCACTTGAGCGCCGCTTTCAGACCGTGCTGGTTGATCAGCCGAGCGTAGAGGATACGGTCTCCATTCTTCGGGGCCTCAAGGAGAAGTATGAGATCCATCACGGTGTGCGCATCAAGGATGCAGCTATAGTCGCGGCCGCAGAACTCTCCAACCGCTATATTTCCGACCGTTTCCTGCCCGACAAGGCCATCGATCTGATCGATGAGGCATCTTCAAGGCTCCGCCTCGAAATAGACAGCAGCCCCGAAGAGCTCGACCGGGTAAACCGCGAAATCCGCCGCCTCGAAATCGAACGCGAAGCCCTGAAGCGCGAGCTCGAAGCAGGCGGGATATAG
- a CDS encoding VWA domain-containing protein has protein sequence MTFAWPENIVYLLLLIPLAVFLGYGAIRHFQLREVVVAPSLADAMMSGVGFRVIVVKKVMIFFGIASLLAALTGPRLSGGGRPILRKGADMVFLIDVSRSMRAADVQPDRLTQAKFEISRISRAVTGGRRAIILFAAKPLVQCPLTADMDAFEALLGMASPDLIEAQGTDFRSALELAHNILEPSSESRLASAAKGEKIMVLLSDGEDHAGDLPAAANRIKKGRIHVFAIGVGLLRPAVIPLGEGGAGLKMDERGRVVTTSFRPETLQNLARQSGGFYFHSLAERPVYTGVSARINRIAAASRWVMEPVESEPLYYYFLGFGLLLLLVETMIGRGGRTSTQKS, from the coding sequence ATGACCTTTGCCTGGCCTGAAAATATCGTTTACCTGCTGCTTTTGATTCCTCTGGCCGTATTTCTCGGCTATGGAGCTATTCGCCATTTTCAGCTCCGAGAAGTTGTTGTCGCACCATCTCTGGCAGATGCGATGATGTCCGGTGTCGGGTTCAGGGTGATTGTTGTTAAAAAGGTGATGATTTTTTTTGGTATTGCCTCTCTGCTCGCAGCCCTTACCGGCCCCAGGCTTTCAGGCGGCGGGCGGCCGATCTTGCGAAAAGGGGCTGATATGGTTTTTTTGATTGATGTCTCCCGCAGCATGAGGGCGGCTGATGTTCAGCCTGACCGGCTTACGCAGGCGAAATTTGAAATATCAAGGATAAGCCGTGCTGTAACAGGGGGCAGGAGGGCAATTATTCTTTTTGCTGCAAAACCTCTTGTGCAGTGCCCGCTTACCGCTGACATGGATGCCTTTGAAGCACTTCTCGGTATGGCTTCACCCGATCTTATCGAGGCACAGGGAACCGATTTCCGTTCAGCGCTTGAACTTGCTCACAACATTCTTGAGCCTTCATCGGAAAGCAGGCTTGCATCCGCTGCGAAAGGTGAAAAAATTATGGTGCTTCTCAGCGATGGAGAGGATCACGCCGGCGATCTTCCTGCCGCGGCAAACCGCATAAAAAAAGGAAGGATCCATGTTTTTGCAATCGGGGTGGGCTTGCTCCGTCCAGCGGTGATTCCTCTTGGAGAGGGCGGAGCAGGGCTCAAGATGGATGAACGCGGTCGTGTTGTTACGACCAGCTTCAGGCCGGAAACGCTTCAGAATCTTGCCCGTCAATCCGGGGGATTTTATTTCCACAGCCTTGCTGAGCGGCCGGTTTACACCGGGGTCTCCGCAAGGATAAACCGCATTGCAGCGGCATCGCGCTGGGTGATGGAGCCGGTTGAAAGCGAACCGCTCTACTACTACTTTCTCGGTTTCGGCCTGTTACTGCTTCTGGTCGAAACCATGATCGGCAGGGGAGGGCGCACTTCGACTCAAAAATCGTAA